NNNNNNNNNNNNNNNNNNNNNNNNNNNNNNNNNNNNNNNNNNNNNNNNNNNNNNNNNNNNNNNNNNNNNNNNNNGGCGCCGGCCGTCGGCGATGACGACGGGATCGGGAGCGGCGCGTCCAGATCGGGGAGAGGGGggaagagagcgaggggagagtgggtggttgggctagggtttcggggggtgggggatatggggaatgcggggtgggcctcctggtggcctgggtggccagttgggccgaatggcccagggggaggggggctttgtctttcccttttttttgtttcttttctgttttcttttctttatctattttcttttctattttattattttaatttctgttttataaaatataaatacaactcctaaattaatgttataatttattctactgccccaaaaagtttgacacctgattaaaatagtttgcattattattatttttaaaaggcctttaattaattgtcatagctgctgttttaattactttagagcctttaaacattttatcaaagcttggtctctccaccataattgcttacgatttatttgaaacaacccgaacattttagttttaatttttgaaaacttttgttgtttgccatatttgaatttgaattttgatccggttttgaactaacgcgagattatcaacactaacagaggtgacgtggcatcattagcgtagggttactgtagcataattatccgggcgtcacaggttggtggtactaaagacccccccctttagtaccggttggagccaccaacccgtactaaaggccaccacctttttagtaccggttcgtggcacgaaccggtactaaagattgtcacgaaccggtactaatgagcgccgcccgcctggccgttggaaccggcattaatggtcacattagtgccggttcaataccaaaccgggactaatgagtttcacattagaccctttttctactactgTACGTTGAGACCACATGGTCTTTTACTTCCAATTTGGATGTAATTGGGAGGAAAAAAGAATTGGAGGTGCACTGAATATGGCGAGCTTGGGGTGGATATTCAGATCACATCAGATCCACAAATTTATGGTTGGTTGCTCCATATTCAGTTCAATTTACTTGACTAATCTTATTGCATTTGATATCCTGGACCACCAAATCATGTGCTTATGTTTAGTTTGATCAATGCATCAACCTCGTAGCCTTGCATAACTAATGCGGAGTAGGTGTTATATATGAAGCTCTTACCTCGCCCTGGATCGATAGAGCAAGAGAAGAAGACCAATGCAACAATGGTGATCAGCTGAGTTGCTGAGCTCACCTAAAGTAGTGCAAAACGTAGACATGGGTGTGAGAGGTGTCAGTAAAATATTGTGCGTCATTGACATCTTAGCATTAGGGACCCTCGCGTGTAACTTTCAGTTTTTTCGTGATTTTGTATTTCATTGTGTGTGCATGACACATCTTCTTTGGGGCCATCTAGCAATTTCAGCGTGTGTTTGTACCTATCCGTATTCCGGATGATGCTTAATGATGATGCATCATTATACTCTTTAAAAATGCATGAAACCGTTTGAATGTGATACAAGGGATAACATGAGGTGCTCCCATgacttggatgctacggtgatacgagctccCGCTGAATCTGAGATCTAACAACTCTCAGGAGGTCTAAAGCTTTTTGCAAAAAACCCTCAAAGAGTCTAATAACTGCGCACAAGTACGGAAGCTGCTTAGATATCATTGGATCTCATATCTAACGGCCCAGAAGCTTGTATCACCGTACTATATAAGTCGTGGGTGCAGCACATATAACCACGGAGTGGGATGCGATGGCCGATAAGACGTCATTTCATTTCGGGTGCCACAAAAGCAGAAAAGAGCAAGCAAAAAGGGTTGGTTCGTTCGTTGGTTGGCTCGCTTGCTTTCGCCCGCCGTTCGCTCCCACGCCCAAAACGAACGCTTTCGCTTTTGCATTAAGCGTCCACACGTGCTCCCAGTGAGTGCATTTTACCTCTATGTCCAACTGTAGATACTCTTAATGCACGTAGTATCTCATCTAAGTATTAATACATTGGAAGAGGCCTCGGGACGATAAAATGTCATTTCACCCAGGATGCACAAAAAAGCAACCAAATAAGTTTTGTTGGTTCACTTGCTTTTGTCGTTGGCTCCCACACCCCAAATGGTTTTGCTTTTGCATTAAGCGTCCACACGTGCTCCATGAGTCCCAGGTACTCTTCCTCAGTTCCTTTCCTAGGCCATGTCCCATGTGGCCACTTCGCCTCGCCAAATGTCACCTCACCTTTAGCTAGCTAGACGTCGCCAAATTTTTCTTCATGCTCAGCTCAACTGGTATAGTTGCCACAGCCATAAAAAAAAGACAAATTGCAGCATAATTGCACTctagtttttttaacacagtacagacgcaagcgccggcatatcatcttaaaatttacaaaatcaccataggcacctcgtcgtcgacgggaacgtctccttccactgaatgcgcatcgccggaaatcctgaaataaatccagaaataaatgcgagcaccaggacttgaaccctggtgggctgaatATATCACAgtctctctaaccatccaaccacatgttggttcgtaCAATTGCACTCTAGTTGAGTAATTGAGTGCGTGTGCCAGCTCTATGTTACGGAGGGCCCTTGGCTGAACTCAACGATATGGGCCCCTGATACTATACATACATGTATGTGTTTGCATACTTTATAAACATGTGTATGTCtaactttatttgcaaaatattAAGAGTAATATTTCAGCTATACATCCCCAGTTTGAGAACTCTAACAATAATTGCTGGAAAATTTCATATTATAATAGAAAGACAAAAGATAGCAAAATGAAACTAACAAGATTACCTCAAATAAGAATCAAATTCTAGTGACTCCGTTCACAACAATAGTAATGCTTCAGTGCTTCAAAAAATTTCTTCAggcatttcttttatttttttccccGTTTTGCAGCACCTGACAAATGTTTGGGAGGAAACATTGTTAGACTAATGACctaaaattatgaaaaaaaaagaAGTACTCCTCAAGTACATCAGCAGTTCAACACCTTAACAATCATGTACCCTGTATACTAAAATTGGGGATGGATAATTATATAGGTACTTTTGAAAGACCGAGAGGACAATGATCGATGAACTTGCACAGTCACACCATCACAGCCTCACGGATGGCAAGAGCAAGATGGGCCAACGACAGCAGTCAGCAGGCTGAACCGACGGCAACCGGCAAGGCCCCgagtgtagaagtgcatgctctagccaatgcaaccaaaagaccgatctgatggaagagactagacagcacattatacgtcaacgctcccctcacgtgtggcttcctcaagcctaaacgtggaccgaaagtgggctgcaattttaaTTGCGCCAgacgggtcttgaactcaagacctcttggcttcGATAAGACCGGTCTTATGGAAGAGACGGCAGCAAGAATCCGGAGTGACGATGAGACGAGAAAGTGATTGATGGGTCACTGATTTGGGAGATGGATATATAGATGCGTGCGACTCTGCGAGATGCGGCCGTGCGCTTGCGTCCTAGCGATGAGCCAGTAATGGGCCAAGCCCATCACGCTGCTCCTCACTTCTTCCTTTTTCTCATTTTTTACTGGGCTATAGCATACCAGATTGTGGGCTCCCTCAAGACGTGGGTCCGGCGATGGCCTCTTCGGCCATACACCAGGGCCGGCCCTGCGTGTTAACATGGATAAGAAAAATTGTGCTTATTTTCAATTCGACCGGTGCAACAACCTTCTAGCCTTGCATTAGTTAATGCAAGGGGGGGTGTTATATATGAAGCTCATACCTTTAGCTGGAGCGGTAAACCAAGAGAACTAGACCAATGCAATGCGAGCAGCTGAGTTTCTGGGGTCACCTAGAGCAGTGCAAAAGTGTAGATAGTAGAGATGGGGGTGGGAGGTATCAGCAAAATGTTGACCACACCTGTCCAATCTAGATTTTCCATACGTATGTTGGGGTTCTCGGTTTATATTGATTGACAATCTGCTTGTTGGACATTTGTCCAACAGTTCTAGCATCTTAATTGGCAAATTCTTCAATACATAGATGTCTACGAGCACAATTGTTTCTTCATGAATGGGATGCATGCATACAATCTGTTTTTCTCAGTCATTGACATCTTAGCATTAGGGACCCTCGCGTGTAACTTCCAGTTTTTTTTCGTGATATTATATTTCATCATGTCTGTGTGCATGACACATGTCTTTTTTGGGCCCATCTAGCAGTTTCAGTGTGTGTTTGTACCTATCCGTATCGTTGATGATGCACCATTATACTCTTTAAAAATGCATGAAACCATTTGGATGTGATATAAGGGAGAACATCAAGTGCTCCCACGATTtgcactagtacaaaacagggctttcgtcacagggcagttttcacattagtcccggttcagtcacgaaccgcgactaaagggtgcgatgcccattagtaccggttggtggcaccaaccggtactaatgggctttcaggcattagtaccggttcatggcacgaaccggtactaaaggtctcattttcaaactctacccccctgtggatcgccttttcagttttaggaaaaacaaaagaaaatgatggaaatgtcaaaaaaataaaataaaataagttttccatgtgatatgtggtctagttgttgggaaaattaacaaatatgaatttcgactttatttgcaaaatctctctggaatttcttaaaatgggcataacttttgcatacgaactcggatgaaaaagttttttatatgaaaaatcatctactcgaaaagttacatccgaatttaataggGGGAACCCgttgaacattttcaaaatcctcaaaaacctaacagaaaaaaagatacggggcttttaagatctggagaggcaaaaaaattcaataaaattcaaattgtggtcaaaatGTGATCAAACAATGGTCAAAGTAATTATTCtacaatattagtgttactaaataattatttcagttattttgaattttggtcaaatctggtcaaactgtggtcaaacagtggtcaaacaatggtcaaactaattattccagaaatattagtgttactaaataattattgttttttaaaacaatagtttcaaactcaaacagtgaaatgtgtcacttcatgctcaagctaaattcctgagggttaatagaattgacatcttactattgtcaggaaaacaataagtgcagacttggaaacaagggagaatagaacccggaagttaagcgtgctcaggctggagtagtgagaggatgggtgaccgtccgggaagttagatgatttagaatgatgaggggtgattagagattagaggataaaatTTTTTTCGtgtaaaaaccgggactaaaggggggaggcattagtaacgaccctaaaaccgggactaaaggcccttaccaaccgggacaaaagcccccttttctactagtgttggatgctacggtgatacgagcttctgAGAGCCGATGTATCTGAGATCTAAAAACTCTCAGAAGGTCTAAATCTTTTTGCAAAAAAGGCCTCAAAGAGTCTGATAACTGCACACAAGTATAGAAACTACTCAGATATCATTGGATCTCATATCTAACGGCCCAGAAGCTCGTATCGCCGTACCATCTAAGTCATGGGAGCACCCGATATTCTCCCTGTGATATGAATCCGGGAATTACGAGAACGCTTTGTGTCGAAACATTCTCATGCGTACCGTAACTAGGAGCGCTAATGTTTGAACCCGGGTGGACGGTCGCTGCATTCCTCTGTGCCGCGCAATGTGGTGATGCGATGGCCGATAAGACGCCATTTCATTTCGGGTGCACCGTACTACACCCGGCCACAATGCAGAAAAAGAGCAAGCAAACAGGGCTGGTTCGTTCGTTCGTTGGCTCGCTTGCTTTCGCCGTTCGTTCCCACGCCCAAAACGAACGCTTTCGCTTTTGCATTAAGCGTCCACACGTGCTCCCAGTGAGTGCCATGTACTCCTCCGCTAGGGCATGTCCCATGTGGCCACCTCCCCTCGCCAAATGGCACCGCCACCGCCACGCCAACGCTagtccatcatcatcaccatcatcgtcaaaCAATATTTTTCTCAACCGGCGGCAGGTGGTGACACCGTGCCAGATCCGGCCCTCCTCGTCGGTGGAGTTCTACCCAAGCCGCCCGCTTCGCCTTCAATTCAACCGTCCCCGTCCCGTCCGCCTCACGTCGGCAGTAGGGGACGACGACGAGGGAGACCACACCTGCACACCACTGTGGGTGTGGGTGGGGCAGTGGGATTGGGAAGGAAGGAGGAACCGTCCTCGTCTGGTCTGCCCACGCGCTTCCATTCCAAGGGAGGATCACATGCTCGCTCGCGGACGACGCACACCTACCAATTCTGCAGATCATCGTCCtctcgccgccaccgccaccgccatctcTACGGCGCCGCGCTCCTAATCCCCACCCACCCGAATCGCTCCGCCACTCGCGCGTTAAGTGGCCTCCCTCTGAGTCATCGGTCGGATCTAGCGCCTCTGCGGATTGGCCGCCCGCGCGATCTGGTCATCGTGGGGATGCGGGGGGAGGAGGGGCGGAGGGGGAGGCGATGAGCGGCGCCGCCTCGCTGGGGCTGCGCACGGGGAGCTGCGGCTCCCTGCCCgcggcgggcgcgggcgccggcgCCGCCGTCCCCGTCGGGAGGAAAGCCCGGGGCTGGGGCctgcgcgccggcgccggcgccggcggcggggacaAGGAGCGCCTGCAGCTGCTGCACCGCGCGCTGCGCCTCGTCGGCCGCCGCGGGGCCGGACTGCTCCTGCTGCTCGCCGTCGCCTCCGCCGCGCTCTTCTGCTCCCTCTTCGCCGTCGTCAAAGGTAATCCCTTTGACTCTGGTTTGGATTTTTCCGCTCTCTGCTCCTGCCCGCAGCGAAATGTTCTGTAGCTTGTTCGGGTCACGCAGCTGGCGTTTGtaaaattcggattggttttgggAATTTCGTATCGTTTATAAAGTTAAACAATACTCCAGTACGTAGAATGTTGTCCGTGCAGATTGTGTGACCCGCCCCACGTCCTTAGTGCTCTTCCTCCCTATCGTTTCACGCTCTAGGTAGCTGCTGTCCAATTCCCTTGCCACTGTTCTATCCATTTTGGCTCATGGTCTTGATAGTGGTCTCATGCCTGAAACATTTCAAACGGGCAGGGTTTAGCTCAGCTGAGCTTTGTAGCTCCAGGCTTTTTTGAATTGCATGGAATTGAAAACTtaggaataggaaaaacatagtAGATGCCACCCATTGAGAATTCCTAGAGGATTGCAAAACATAGGAATCTCGTAAAAGGTGCCTTTGGATGATGCACAAGAGAAAACACAGGAATCTTGGAGGGTTGATGAGAGAGGGTAGAGAGAGACAGAGTGCAAATGAACTGGTCTCCAAATATGAAAATCTTTTGCTGATCAAAACCAGTACTAGCACCTGCAGCCAATGTGTCATGCCTTTCTTAGAGAATATTCCAACATGTATTCTGCCCAAGAGTTAATAATTCAAAACAAATGTTGCtttataatagaatataaatgaTGTCACAAGGTATGGTCACTGACCTtcattattttgttttgttttctatgatCTTGTTTCAGATGACAACACTTCTTCAATTATCATTGCTAGCAACTACGAAGTCACCAATGCCATCCAGAATTCTGTATACCCCAGCACAACAAGGCCTCTTATGATGTCCAATGACCACAACAAATTCGAGCATCCAAATCGGCTTCATCTTTCACCTGGAAACTTCACAAATCATCCTTGTGAAGGTTTCGCAGTTCCTCCTATCCTGTTTGATAAGAAACGCACTGGGCCTCGACGTAAGCTTAGTTCTTTGCATTTTTTTTTCTACTTAGCATTGCAAAATCTTTTGTCCCAATCATGTACCTTGTCGTCTGATCTCTTCTCTCCCTCCCTGTAGCATGCCCTGTTTGCTATGTCTCGGTAGATCAGGCATTTGCTCTGATGCCTCTACAAGCTTCGCCATCTCCTGTCCTTGAAAACTTAGATTATGCCTTGGAAGACAGCGTCACAGCAAATTTCTCAAATCCGGGCTCTGCATTTGGAGGGCATCTATCTCTGGAGCAGAGAAATAAATCTTTTGACATTACCAATTCGATGACTGTCCACTGTGGGTATGTTACATGCATCTGCTGTTCCAGAATTCCAGATTAAGTCCCTGGCTTGTCCAAAAGATTAGCCTTTGAACTCTGAAATGTGAATATCAATCAACATTGTTTGTGCTGTTTTATCAGATTTGTTAGAGGAAAGAAACCTGGCCAAGGTACCGGATTTGACATCAGTGATGATGATCTGCTAGAAATGGAGCAATGCCGTGAGCTTGTTGTAGCTTCCGCCATTTTCGGTAACTAGCACTGTCGACCAATAGTTGTAACTTTTGTTGCACTCAATTTTCTGCTCACAATTTGATACCATTGTCCAGGGAACTATGATATGATTCAACATCCAAGGAATGTCAGTGAATTGTCAAAGGCAAATGCGTGTTTTTATATGTTTGTAGACGAAGAAACAATGGCTTATGTCAAGAATTCCAGCTCACTGTACAAAGATAATAAAGTTGGCTTATGGAGGCTAGTGGTTGTCCGAAACCTCCCTTATGAAGATCCAAGGCGCACGGGGAAGGTGCCTTTCTTATGAACAGTAACCTTTGCCAACTACTACTTTCTAGTTGAACATGCAGTCACAGTATGAGgcatttcatgataaattaaatacTTAAATCAAGTATTAACTCCACAAGCAAAGAAAGTAAAGTCTGTAAGGTTATAGTATATACTCCATAAGCAAAGAAAGTGAAGTCTGTAAGGTTATAGTATTTGTATGCACGGCAAACTTGTTGAGGGGCTACTGTGCAAAACATGCTCTTGAGCTATCTGTCTTCAGTTGTCTCATTTTTAACCAGTTTACCAGAAATTCAGAATCTGATGAATTGCTGATTTGCCTTTGCCTGGCACTTTAAACCTTACTCTGTTTCAGTTTTGGTACCATTTTACTCCGTTTCACTTGTCATCATGCAAGAGATTGTAAGTTTATGTCCAGATGTCTAAGTGAGTATTCTTCTAGGAGGTTTTACTTCCAACATTTTAAGTAGTTCAATTGAAGAAATCTAGCAATTAATGCCCTACGACAAGTTTATCTGTATCTATACGTTGTTATGAGCATGTTGAATGACCAAATACTTTATTGGTGCAGATTCCCAAGCTTCTGCTCCATAGGCTATTTCCAAATGTAAGATTTTCAGTTTGGATAGACGCAAAGCTTCAGCTTGTTGTGGATCCTTATTTACTGCTTGAGAGGTATGCTTGACGTAAAGAGCTTGGTTTATTATGTGTCATTTCTTGGTGAGTCTGTTCTTAAGGAGAAAGCTTGTTGTAGATCCTTATTTTGCTGCTTGAGAGGTATGCTTGATGTAAAGAGATTGATTTATTATGTGTTATTTCTTGGTGAGTCTGTTCTAAAGGAGAAAAATCTGCCAAATAGTATTTTTTAACTAAAAATCTGCGAAATATTTAGTCTTGTGTCAAACGTCGGCCTGCCATATTTAAATCGGTGGGGGTTAGAGAATGGCCCGATTTATCCTCATTGCAGTATCGAAATTGCATACATCCAACTAAAATCTTGCGCATCTTTTGTCCCTGGTGCTCCTGTCACCTGTACTGTTGAGCCTGACTGTTTATTCTACCAATCAGGTTTCTGTGGAGAAAGAATTCTAGTTTTGCGATATCTCGGCACTACAGACGTTTTGATGTGTATGAAGAAGCAGAAGCTAATAAAGCTGCTGGAAAGTATGACAATGCATCAATCGATGAACAAATAGATTTTTACAGAAATGAGGGCCTAACACATTATTCTCCCGCCAAGCTTCCTATCACAAGTGGTCGGTGAACTCACCAGAGTGTAAATCATGCATCATTCATGCACTGTTTGGTTTCATTCTCAGACATCAATCTTTTCCCTTTTGCGTTGTGTACAGACGTCCCAGAAGGCTGTGTGATCATCAGAGAACACGTCCCTATCTCGAACCTCTTCACATGTCTTTGGTTCAATGAAGTTGACCGTTTCACCGCCAGGGATCAAATTAGCTTCAGCACCGTCCGGGACAAAATAAGGGCTAAAGTCGGCTGGATGCCCCAGATGTTCCTGGACTGCGAAAGGCGCAACTTTGTTGTCCAGGTAGTACATCTTCCCCGGTTCCATCTTTGGCCACAGAGCACTTGTTGCATGAACAACTACTTTACATTTACTGCACATCTCAACTACCGAACATTTTGGCCTACAGGCAGACACAGCACATGGCTCACCTGTTAATCTCATGATTTACCTCTTTTGTCGTCAACATTTCACCAGGCATACCACAGGGAGCTGCTAGAGCAGATGATTGCGTCCGGCAGGAACACGCCTCCGATCGCGGTCGAACCATCTCGGAAAATCAGACCAGGTAGCAGCAGGAGAGCTCCCCCGTCGAAGAAGCCTGTCGTGAGgcggaaaaaggagaagaaatcgAGCTCGCGGAGGCGGGCCGCGAAGCCGGTTACCTGGGCGATGGATGCTGGGTGACGGAGGTTCACCGGGATGGATGGACGGACTCCTGTCACTCGATAGTTGGGTGTGGCCGTATGTATGGCAGCTGGTGCCACTaggtggggagagggagagagagaaggaatggAGGATTGTAATTTTTTGCCGGCCACGAAATGGAATTTGTTGATAGCCAATTCTTCATTGTTGTTGTAAATAACAGCGGAAAGCAGTATCATTCAATTGAGCCCGGCCTGTTTTGGGTCGAGTTATTACAGTAAACTCGAAGTAAAAATTGGGCACTAGGCAATCTGTTCTGTGTGGtgtaaaaagtaaaaaaaaaagtatggcaagcgcccaccgtggggctcgaacccacgaccacaaggttaagagccttgcgctctaccaactgagctagacGGGCTTGCTGCTGCTTCACTGAGCTAGGGAAATTTGGATGGAACCAGTTACATTCTTCTTCTTTCCTAAGGCTAGCCAAAAGAAGTGACGCTGATCACCTGGAATACTGCAAGTACCTGAAAGCAGTTTAGGACCCGTTTATCTGGCGAACATTTGAGGGACTTGTCATGTATGGAAGGAAAAAATGCTAGCGACGCAGTGCAGTGTAGTTTTTACTTCTTAAATAAATGTCATGCGTTTGATCACGATCCAACGGCTTTTAGGTCGTTCGCCGGAAGCTCCCTCCCAGCGAACGTTCACCGGTTAGATACACCGTTAGTTTAACAAGTTAGGACTTGGTACGTACCGGCCACTTTGCAGCATCAGTTTTCTTCCCAGGTTTTGCCTCAAAATATCAAAGCAAGAGCTCTTCCAACTGAGCTAGACGGGCATTTAGTAAGATTAACTGTATGATATACGAGTATTAAACATGCTTGCAGTGTCGTGGCACACCTCGGAACGACATAAAGCGCGTAAATAAATCACCCAGAAAAGCACATCAAGCCTTTGTAGCAGTATGTTTTATTAGCCACCGATCTCCTTGTACTCCTAGTATAGAACAAACACCCTGTGACTGCGATGAATCGACAGTTCAACACTGCCCATGTCTACACAACAACAGTTTTGCAAAATGCACAAGACAATCAGTACAAAATGCATATTTTTGTGACGCGGCCAATCTTATTGAACACAAGGCGGCGCGAGCCCGCGAGACTTGGAACCCGTTGCTGATCCATTGATCACCGCAGTTTTGGCTCTGGGCACTCATACATGATTGATGGAGACCGACAGACCGTTATAGACAATAGGGATGGGTTTCAGTCTGCAATCCCACAGCTACAGCGCCAAAAAGAAACAAGTGCCCTCCTGCTGCTACTCTGAATCATTCAGCCTCCTCGAGCATGTCAATGAATCTCCTCCCATCTTGCTTCTGGAAGACTGACCTGTCTAGGTGCAGCTCGTTGGTCGAGACCGCCTCGAATCTTGCCCAGAGCTCCTTCTTGAGAGTAGTTTCGCCGGCGTGCCTTCCCTTCAGGTTGGTGCTTTCCAGGCCTTTCCAGGGAGTGCCAACCAAGGCCCTGCTATGCACTGCTGGGGTCTGGATGAGTTTGTCATCTGGAAGCTCCTGCTTTCCCTTCAGGTTATTGCTTTCCAGGCCTTTCCGGGGAGTACCAACCACGGCCTTGCTATGCACCGATAGAGTTTGGAT
This DNA window, taken from Triticum aestivum cultivar Chinese Spring chromosome 1D, IWGSC CS RefSeq v2.1, whole genome shotgun sequence, encodes the following:
- the LOC123182754 gene encoding probable hexosyltransferase MUCI70, translating into MSGAASLGLRTGSCGSLPAAGAGAGAAVPVGRKARGWGLRAGAGAGGGDKERLQLLHRALRLVGRRGAGLLLLLAVASAALFCSLFAVVKDDNTSSIIIASNYEVTNAIQNSVYPSTTRPLMMSNDHNKFEHPNRLHLSPGNFTNHPCEGFAVPPILFDKKRTGPRPCPVCYVSVDQAFALMPLQASPSPVLENLDYALEDSVTANFSNPGSAFGGHLSLEQRNKSFDITNSMTVHCGFVRGKKPGQGTGFDISDDDLLEMEQCRELVVASAIFGNYDMIQHPRNVSELSKANACFYMFVDEETMAYVKNSSSLYKDNKVGLWRLVVVRNLPYEDPRRTGKIPKLLLHRLFPNVRFSVWIDAKLQLVVDPYLLLERFLWRKNSSFAISRHYRRFDVYEEAEANKAAGKYDNASIDEQIDFYRNEGLTHYSPAKLPITSDVPEGCVIIREHVPISNLFTCLWFNEVDRFTARDQISFSTVRDKIRAKVGWMPQMFLDCERRNFVVQAYHRELLEQMIASGRNTPPIAVEPSRKIRPGSSRRAPPSKKPVVRRKKEKKSSSRRRAAKPVTWAMDAG